A single region of the Austwickia chelonae genome encodes:
- a CDS encoding glycosyltransferase 87 family protein has product MSASPDGAPGTTTVRTKVTSWVLRIPPAWSSVAVLVAFLWILWTQPVTSLQIDSLVYRYGAEVLFSGTDRLYEQPDGALPFTYPPVAALFFTPLLVAEPLAALIVIVAGLASVWRMTWLVLDYLRPEEHGHAMAAAALLPLAVLTEPIFKTFSYGQINLVLAWLVTEDLLGRHRGRFGGILVGLATLIKLTPAAFFLIIVLRRDVASFLRGIGTIIAGVVLGFLLMPSSSRIFWSGLTGAAQRVGDVAYFLNQSTKGAFARSGITASWPWILACLLILAATCLAAHLLLRSGRDLPAVLVTAFCALLISPVSWSHHWVWTWPLMLWAVIDHRPPLGKGLLFLGFSWAFAVLVRPFWWAIPHHGPWHEVSWWQLVISDTYMVVGAFTLVMLTVEAFRLRAQGTAIGPGQVVGTE; this is encoded by the coding sequence ATGAGCGCTTCGCCCGACGGCGCGCCAGGGACGACAACGGTCAGGACCAAGGTGACCTCGTGGGTATTGCGGATACCCCCCGCCTGGTCGTCGGTAGCAGTGCTGGTCGCTTTCCTGTGGATCTTGTGGACCCAGCCGGTGACCAGTCTCCAGATCGACAGCCTGGTCTACCGCTACGGAGCTGAAGTTCTCTTTTCCGGGACAGATCGACTGTACGAGCAGCCGGATGGAGCTCTGCCCTTCACATATCCGCCGGTGGCCGCGCTCTTCTTCACGCCTCTTCTGGTGGCCGAGCCGCTGGCAGCTCTGATCGTCATCGTCGCAGGCCTGGCCTCGGTCTGGCGGATGACCTGGTTGGTGCTGGACTACCTACGTCCGGAGGAACACGGTCATGCGATGGCGGCGGCTGCGCTGCTGCCCTTGGCCGTTCTGACCGAACCGATCTTCAAGACTTTCTCCTACGGCCAGATCAATCTGGTTCTGGCGTGGCTCGTCACCGAGGATCTGCTGGGGAGACACCGTGGGAGGTTCGGCGGGATCCTCGTGGGTCTGGCCACCCTCATCAAATTGACCCCGGCTGCTTTCTTCCTGATCATCGTCCTGCGCCGGGATGTCGCTTCCTTCTTGCGTGGTATCGGCACCATCATCGCCGGAGTGGTGTTGGGCTTCCTGCTGATGCCGTCCTCGTCACGCATCTTCTGGAGCGGGCTGACCGGGGCAGCCCAGCGGGTCGGCGACGTCGCCTACTTCCTCAACCAGTCCACCAAAGGCGCTTTCGCTCGCAGTGGAATCACCGCTTCCTGGCCGTGGATCCTGGCTTGCCTGCTGATCCTCGCCGCCACCTGTCTAGCAGCCCATCTGCTGTTGCGATCTGGGCGAGACCTGCCTGCGGTACTCGTCACGGCCTTCTGCGCGCTGCTGATCTCCCCGGTTTCCTGGAGCCATCACTGGGTGTGGACGTGGCCGTTGATGCTCTGGGCTGTGATCGATCATCGCCCTCCTCTGGGGAAGGGTTTGCTGTTCCTGGGGTTCTCCTGGGCCTTCGCCGTCCTCGTGAGGCCTTTCTGGTGGGCGATCCCTCACCATGGTCCGTGGCATGAGGTGTCCTGGTGGCAGTTGGTGATCTCCGACACCTATATGGTCGTGGGAGCCTTCACCTTGGTGATGCTCACGGTGGAGGCTTTCCGGTTGCGGGCCCAGGGGACGGCCATCGGCCCAGGCCAGGTCGTCGGGACGGAGTGA
- a CDS encoding glycosyltransferase 87 family protein encodes MAAVWATGGMTLVLSFFLLWLFGQPEDLGVYRSASALALNGQDRLYDTGSDVLPYTYPPIAAYLLAPVTLLPAPMAAVLVILLNLLFLWRITWIFLGTGPAVAVLLLPLARLVEPIWQTFSFGQVNLLLAWLIAEDLLNGRRRRWAGILLGLAILVKLTPAAFLLLPLVRRDLAALARSFLTVCAGVAAGFLLLPASSATYWVGLLGASARVGGPDYIANQSLAGAMARAGIGTQTGTGPVWALLCFVVVTMATIAVRRAVQDDRDRHAVLAAAFCALLISPISWSHHWVWVWPMLLLWCSGALSRVTAASVEQVQPWPSEHLHSDTSKSRTFTEHASEAISLVKRMCSAVNRSSSDRVARALAFTWAIVTISHLLWWAFPARGTWSSLPIWQLVFTSVYTGLGAATLAWCAFHVDPVLERSAETSAS; translated from the coding sequence TTGGCCGCGGTCTGGGCGACCGGCGGAATGACGTTGGTTCTTTCCTTCTTCCTGCTGTGGCTCTTCGGACAGCCGGAAGATCTCGGGGTCTACCGCTCGGCCTCCGCGTTGGCGCTGAACGGGCAGGACCGGCTCTATGACACCGGTTCTGACGTCCTGCCCTACACCTATCCGCCGATCGCGGCCTATCTTCTGGCCCCGGTCACACTGCTGCCTGCCCCGATGGCCGCAGTGCTGGTCATCTTGTTGAATCTGCTCTTCCTCTGGAGGATCACCTGGATCTTCCTCGGTACGGGCCCCGCCGTAGCGGTGCTTCTGCTGCCGCTGGCCCGCCTGGTCGAGCCCATCTGGCAGACCTTTTCGTTCGGTCAGGTCAACCTTCTCCTGGCCTGGCTGATCGCCGAGGACCTGCTCAACGGTCGGCGGCGACGATGGGCGGGAATCCTGCTCGGCTTGGCGATCCTGGTGAAACTGACCCCTGCCGCCTTCCTGCTGCTTCCTTTGGTCCGGCGGGATCTGGCGGCCTTGGCTCGTTCCTTCCTCACCGTCTGTGCGGGAGTCGCAGCCGGGTTCCTGCTTCTTCCGGCCTCCTCCGCGACTTACTGGGTCGGCCTTCTCGGAGCTTCGGCTCGGGTCGGTGGCCCAGACTACATCGCGAACCAGTCCCTGGCCGGGGCCATGGCCCGTGCCGGGATCGGAACACAGACCGGGACTGGACCGGTATGGGCATTGCTCTGCTTCGTCGTGGTCACGATGGCCACCATCGCCGTGCGCCGTGCTGTCCAGGACGACAGAGACCGGCACGCCGTGCTAGCCGCAGCTTTCTGCGCGCTGTTGATCTCCCCGATCTCGTGGAGCCACCACTGGGTGTGGGTCTGGCCGATGCTGCTGTTGTGGTGTTCAGGTGCGCTGTCCCGGGTGACCGCCGCATCGGTGGAACAAGTGCAGCCGTGGCCGAGCGAACATCTCCACAGCGATACGTCGAAGAGCCGTACGTTCACCGAACATGCCAGCGAGGCGATCTCCCTGGTGAAACGGATGTGTTCCGCAGTCAACCGGTCCTCCTCCGACCGTGTGGCTCGTGCCCTTGCCTTCACCTGGGCGATAGTCACCATCAGCCACCTGTTGTGGTGGGCCTTTCCCGCGAGGGGTACATGGTCGTCTCTGCCGATCTGGCAGCTGGTGTTCACCTCGGTGTACACGGGCTTGGGAGCGGCGACGCTCGCCTGGTGCGCTTTTCACGTCGACCCGGTGCTGGAGCGGAGTGCGGAGACCAGCGCCTCGTGA
- the gatC gene encoding Asp-tRNA(Asn)/Glu-tRNA(Gln) amidotransferase subunit GatC has protein sequence MSTISREQVAHLATLARIDLSERELDEMSGELAVILAAFAKVGELADVDVPGMSHPLPLTNVCREDEVAPGLSPDEALSGAPESEDDRFVVPRILGED, from the coding sequence ATGTCCACGATCTCCCGTGAGCAGGTCGCACACCTGGCGACACTGGCTCGGATAGACCTGTCCGAGCGAGAACTCGACGAGATGTCCGGTGAACTCGCCGTGATCCTCGCCGCTTTTGCCAAGGTCGGCGAACTCGCCGATGTCGATGTGCCGGGTATGTCCCATCCTCTGCCATTGACCAATGTCTGTCGGGAGGACGAGGTCGCACCCGGCCTGAGCCCCGATGAGGCCCTGTCCGGTGCACCCGAGTCGGAGGACGACCGGTTCGTCGTCCCACGGATCCTCGGCGAGGACTGA